From one Salmo salar chromosome ssa09, Ssal_v3.1, whole genome shotgun sequence genomic stretch:
- the LOC106610793 gene encoding LOW QUALITY PROTEIN: interactor protein for cytohesin exchange factors 1-like (The sequence of the model RefSeq protein was modified relative to this genomic sequence to represent the inferred CDS: deleted 1 base in 1 codon), with amino-acid sequence MFTKVLAGIRRCKRKLSFNRDVIRTKIRIFISKLQAAFPISLAPSMAGDDYNPVSLRQKPKRKTRGGNVAMSRRRVSVKELGESDYQGWLYRKKEGKAFLGFKWKKYWFVLKKTSLYWYTTQLAEKAEGYINLTDFIIDRALECKKKYAIKACHPQVMIFYFAADTYEEMNVWLNKLGLASIQYEPTESNTAECYSEASDHEEAETTEAPPPPYSEQMNQGSVDGPPGSGHQGTLPPPYSSPLPSETNGSFSSPVSTMTSQSSVSSLAKHRQSWLDLVSQASPVVGETVVCSVQVHTHRPPHNQENEGPLQHHQEASSYQDPPGSTAREEDFNPREQTEEVAVLEIGTEDVNHEATSDEMERLYIHIKQANLSPIGDRKPSTKRDFRASFIKRCKNQDINEKLHLIRTLNSTLKAKEADLLTIEQVLSEPTPSRFREWKKVNTPLLQEICLKHGHQVAAEVEPSAAAAANAIAVPFVETSL; translated from the exons gCTGCCTTCCCTATATCTCTGGCTCCCTCCATGGCAGGTGATGACTACAACCCT GTTTCCCTGAGACAGAAACCCAAGAGGAAGACTCGAGGAG GCAATGTGGCAATGAGCAGACGGAGGGTT TCGGTTAAAGAGCTTGGGGAGTCGGACTACCAGGGCTGGCTCTACAGGAAGAAAGAAGGAAAGGCCTTCCTGGGTTTCAAATGGAAAAAGTACTGGTTTGTGCTGAAGAAGACTTCCCTGTACTGGTACACTACTCAACTG GCAGAGAAAGCAGAGGGATACATTAACCTGACTGACTTCATCATCGACAGAGCATTGGAGTGCAAGAAAAAATA TGCCATCAAAGCATGTCACCCGCAAGTCATGATTTTTTACTTTGCAGCTGATACCTACGAGGAGATGAACGT tTGGTTGAATAAGCTTGGGCTTGCTTCAATACAATACGAACCAACAGAGAGCAACACTGCTG AGTGCTACAGCGAGGCAAGTGATCACGAGGAGGCTGAGACAACAGAGGCCCCCCCTCCCCCATACTCTGAGCAGATGAACCAGGGCTCTGTGGATGGTCCACCTGGCAGTGGACATCAG GgtaccctccctcccccctactcCTCCCCCCTTCCCAGCGAGACCAATGGCTCCTTCTCCTCACCTGTCAGCACAATGACATCACAGAGTTCCGTGTCCTCACTGGCCAAGCATCGTCAGTCCTGGCTGGACCTGGTCTCGCAGGCCTCTCCTGTTGTCGGGGAAACGGTGGTGTGCTCTGTGCAGGTCCACACACATCGGCCCCCACATAATCAAGAGAACGAGGGGCCCCTACAGCACCACCAGGAGGCTTCATCATACCAGGACCCTCCAGGGAGCACAGCCAGGGAGGAGGACTTTAACCCCAGGGAGCAGACAGAGGAGGTGGCTGTGCTAGAAATAGGGACAGAAGATG TGAACCATGAAGCCACATCTGATGAGATGGAGAGACTGTACATCCACATCAAGCAGGCCAACCTCTCTCCCATAGGAGACCGCAAACCATCCACCAAGAGGGACTTCAGAGCCTCCTTTATAAAAAGATGCAAAAACCAGGACATTAACGAGAAACTGCACCTCATCAGGACCCTCAACAGCACGCTAAAG GCAAAGGAGGCAGACCTGTTGACCATCGAGCAGGTGCTGTCAGAACCCACCCCATCCAGATTCAGGGAATGGAAAAAAGTCAACACACCTCTGCTCCAGGAGATCTGTCTCAAGCATGGACACCAGGTGGCAGCAGAGGTAGAGCCctccgcagcagcagcagccaatgCCATTGCTGTCCCCTTTGTAGAGACCAGTTTATAA